In Alosa sapidissima isolate fAloSap1 chromosome 4, fAloSap1.pri, whole genome shotgun sequence, the following are encoded in one genomic region:
- the frs3 gene encoding fibroblast growth factor receptor substrate 2 isoform X1, which yields MGSCWSCLYRDSIQDNHPNKFKVTNVDDEGNELGSGTMELTQTELILHTRKRDAIRWPYLCLRRYGYDSNLFSFESGRRCQTGQGIFAFKCSRAEEIFNLLQELMQCNSINVVEEPMLMTRPAHTPEIDMSRTPQTPNTPAFPVQGFPNGYPGYSISGDSSQPSLNDDHGHSLMGLDDQAHTYVNTVNVEGELSSRHCVHSLPEVRPSSFQDSGCGGPSTGPASMHCCGPLDDHKDPQVFLQPGSQEVKFMLGPTPAQRHLLERDQQRHSHQLPPHVMRSGGGGGGAETSSGTEGEEPPLHMCNNHSYHHYHHHLMHMHPESCSAPPSQLTYENINGLRGSLSSAGRRQRLSPSSVSQSLGSSSSSSTGDMHPHSLPLVSHAHPSSASLPHPLPPQSYSCERGGHRRTALLNYENLPSLPPVWEYRALQRHEDEDDEEQDEDEEEEEEEEEYEEEEEEDEEDFDEYEFSEGPGTPNGYHQQEAGVHRDALQNYVNTDQMQIPAPPRHACPPHLPPHPQRPCQAERGGRIFGFPHLRRRSGGGGSARGGRGSCEHGHMPPPPSRQLNYIQVDLDGESPSVCQGHGAGAAGVGPVSQRSLAHKRGMAASASGPPPPRRSEFYAVIDLKKTVAMSNLQKALPRDDGTSRKTRHNSTDLPL from the exons ATGGGGAGCTGTTGGAGCTGTCTATACAGGGACTCCATTCAAGACAACCACCCCAACAAGTTCAAG GTGACCAATGTGGATGATGAGGGGAACGAGTTGGGCTCGGGAACTATGGagctcacacagacagagctcATCCTGCACACACGGAAAAGAGATGCCATCCGGTGGCCCTACCTCTGTCTCCGGCGCTATGGCTATGACTCCAACCTCTTCTCCTTTGAGAGTGGGAGGCGATGCCAAACTGGACAGG GAATCTTTGCATTCAAATGCTCACGTGCAGAGGAGATCTTCAACCTACTGCAGGAACTCATGCAGTGCAACAGTATCAACGTGGTGGAGGAGCCGATGCTAATGACcaggccagcacacacacctgagataGACATGTCACGAACACCACAAACACCCAATA CTCCAGCATTCCCAGTTCAGGGCTTTCCCAATGGATATCCAGGCTACTCAATCAGCGGTGACTCATCTCAGCCCTCTCTCAATGACGACCATGGACACAGCCTCATGGGTTTAGATGATCAG GCTCACACCTATGTGAATACTGTTAATGTGGAAGGGGAGCTCTCCAGTCGACATTGTGTACACTCCCTGCCTGAGGTGAGGCCCAGCTCTTTTCAAGACAGCGGGTGTGGTGGTCCCTCCACAGGCCCAGCCAGCATGCACTGCTGTGGGCCGCTGGATGACCACAAAGACCCTCAGGTCTTCCTACAGCCGGGCTCCCAAGAGGTGAAGTTCATGCTGGGGCCAACGCCTGCCCAGCGTCACCTGCTGGAGCGGGATCAGCAGCGCCACTCTCACCAGCTGCCCCCTCACGTCATGcgcagcggcggcggcggtggtgggGCCGAGACCAGCTCAGGCACAGAGGGTGAGGAGCCCCCTTTACACATGTGTAACAATCACTCataccaccactaccaccatcaCCTGATGCACATGCACCCGGAGAGCTGCTCCGCACCGCCCAGCCAGCTCACCTACGAGAACATCAACGGGCTGCGCGGCTCGCTGAGTTCCGCTGGCCGGCGCCAGCGCCTCAGCCCCAGCAGTGTGTCCCAGTCGCTgggctccagcagcagcagcagcacgggggACATGCACCCCCACTCGCTGCCCCTGGTGTCGCACGCTCACCCTTCCTCCGCCTCTCTGCCCCACCCGCTGCCCCCGCAGAGCTACAGCTGCGAGAGGGGGGGCCACCGGAGGACGGCGCTGCTCAACTACGAGAACCTGCCGTCTCTGCCGCCAGTGTGGGAGTACCGTGCACTGCAGCGGCACGAGGACGAGGACGACGAGGAGcaggacgaggacgaggaggaagaggaggaggaggaggagtacgaggaagaggaagaggaggacgaggaggacttTGATGAGTACGAGTTCTCCGAGGGGCCTGGCACACCCAACGGCTACCACCAACAGGAGGCTGGGGTCCACCGTGACGCCCTGCAGAACTACGTGAACACCGACCAGATGCAGATCCCTGCACCCCCGCGCCACGCCTGCCCCCCCCACCTGCCACCCCACCCACAGAGGCCCTGCCAGGCCGAGAGGGGCGGGCGGATCTTTGGCTTCCCCCACCTCCGGCGAAGGTCTGGAGGAGGGGGCAGCGCCAGGGGCGGGAGAGGCAGCTGTGAACACGGTCAcatgccaccaccaccatcccgcCAACTCAACTACATCCAGGTGGACTTGGATGGTGAGTCGCCATCAGTCTGTCAGGGGCATGGGGCTGGGGCAGCTGGCGTGGGCCCTGTGTCCCAGCGCTCCCTGGCTCACAAGAGAGGCATGGCAGCATCGGCCTCAGGCCCACCCCCACCGCGCCGCAGTGAGTTCTACGCCGTCATCGACCTGAAGAAGACGGTGGCCATGTCCAACCTGCAAAAAGCCCTGCCGCGTGATGATGGAACCTCGCGAAAGACTCGCCACAATAGCACTGACCTGCCTCTGTAG
- the frs3 gene encoding fibroblast growth factor receptor substrate 2 isoform X2, with protein MPTNMGIFAFKCSRAEEIFNLLQELMQCNSINVVEEPMLMTRPAHTPEIDMSRTPQTPNTPAFPVQGFPNGYPGYSISGDSSQPSLNDDHGHSLMGLDDQAHTYVNTVNVEGELSSRHCVHSLPEVRPSSFQDSGCGGPSTGPASMHCCGPLDDHKDPQVFLQPGSQEVKFMLGPTPAQRHLLERDQQRHSHQLPPHVMRSGGGGGGAETSSGTEGEEPPLHMCNNHSYHHYHHHLMHMHPESCSAPPSQLTYENINGLRGSLSSAGRRQRLSPSSVSQSLGSSSSSSTGDMHPHSLPLVSHAHPSSASLPHPLPPQSYSCERGGHRRTALLNYENLPSLPPVWEYRALQRHEDEDDEEQDEDEEEEEEEEEYEEEEEEDEEDFDEYEFSEGPGTPNGYHQQEAGVHRDALQNYVNTDQMQIPAPPRHACPPHLPPHPQRPCQAERGGRIFGFPHLRRRSGGGGSARGGRGSCEHGHMPPPPSRQLNYIQVDLDGESPSVCQGHGAGAAGVGPVSQRSLAHKRGMAASASGPPPPRRSEFYAVIDLKKTVAMSNLQKALPRDDGTSRKTRHNSTDLPL; from the exons ATGCCAACAAACATGG GAATCTTTGCATTCAAATGCTCACGTGCAGAGGAGATCTTCAACCTACTGCAGGAACTCATGCAGTGCAACAGTATCAACGTGGTGGAGGAGCCGATGCTAATGACcaggccagcacacacacctgagataGACATGTCACGAACACCACAAACACCCAATA CTCCAGCATTCCCAGTTCAGGGCTTTCCCAATGGATATCCAGGCTACTCAATCAGCGGTGACTCATCTCAGCCCTCTCTCAATGACGACCATGGACACAGCCTCATGGGTTTAGATGATCAG GCTCACACCTATGTGAATACTGTTAATGTGGAAGGGGAGCTCTCCAGTCGACATTGTGTACACTCCCTGCCTGAGGTGAGGCCCAGCTCTTTTCAAGACAGCGGGTGTGGTGGTCCCTCCACAGGCCCAGCCAGCATGCACTGCTGTGGGCCGCTGGATGACCACAAAGACCCTCAGGTCTTCCTACAGCCGGGCTCCCAAGAGGTGAAGTTCATGCTGGGGCCAACGCCTGCCCAGCGTCACCTGCTGGAGCGGGATCAGCAGCGCCACTCTCACCAGCTGCCCCCTCACGTCATGcgcagcggcggcggcggtggtgggGCCGAGACCAGCTCAGGCACAGAGGGTGAGGAGCCCCCTTTACACATGTGTAACAATCACTCataccaccactaccaccatcaCCTGATGCACATGCACCCGGAGAGCTGCTCCGCACCGCCCAGCCAGCTCACCTACGAGAACATCAACGGGCTGCGCGGCTCGCTGAGTTCCGCTGGCCGGCGCCAGCGCCTCAGCCCCAGCAGTGTGTCCCAGTCGCTgggctccagcagcagcagcagcacgggggACATGCACCCCCACTCGCTGCCCCTGGTGTCGCACGCTCACCCTTCCTCCGCCTCTCTGCCCCACCCGCTGCCCCCGCAGAGCTACAGCTGCGAGAGGGGGGGCCACCGGAGGACGGCGCTGCTCAACTACGAGAACCTGCCGTCTCTGCCGCCAGTGTGGGAGTACCGTGCACTGCAGCGGCACGAGGACGAGGACGACGAGGAGcaggacgaggacgaggaggaagaggaggaggaggaggagtacgaggaagaggaagaggaggacgaggaggacttTGATGAGTACGAGTTCTCCGAGGGGCCTGGCACACCCAACGGCTACCACCAACAGGAGGCTGGGGTCCACCGTGACGCCCTGCAGAACTACGTGAACACCGACCAGATGCAGATCCCTGCACCCCCGCGCCACGCCTGCCCCCCCCACCTGCCACCCCACCCACAGAGGCCCTGCCAGGCCGAGAGGGGCGGGCGGATCTTTGGCTTCCCCCACCTCCGGCGAAGGTCTGGAGGAGGGGGCAGCGCCAGGGGCGGGAGAGGCAGCTGTGAACACGGTCAcatgccaccaccaccatcccgcCAACTCAACTACATCCAGGTGGACTTGGATGGTGAGTCGCCATCAGTCTGTCAGGGGCATGGGGCTGGGGCAGCTGGCGTGGGCCCTGTGTCCCAGCGCTCCCTGGCTCACAAGAGAGGCATGGCAGCATCGGCCTCAGGCCCACCCCCACCGCGCCGCAGTGAGTTCTACGCCGTCATCGACCTGAAGAAGACGGTGGCCATGTCCAACCTGCAAAAAGCCCTGCCGCGTGATGATGGAACCTCGCGAAAGACTCGCCACAATAGCACTGACCTGCCTCTGTAG